TCATCAACCTCCAGCGGGCCGCGGGGTTCACCACGCTGCCCTTCTCGCGCCAGGAGAACGTCCTGATCCTCACCACCGTCACCACCTGCCTCAACACAGCAATATGTGGTAAGGATCATACACACCTTGGTATTAGCCCTTTATCAAAAAATGTAAACAAAATGCATGCATATTACTCCGCCCCTTCAATGATAAGTGAAATGTGGAGTTAGCAATTTCGGTGCACATATATGAGTGAGCTCATCCATCAGATACATATATATCCGAGGAACAAAAACTTTAGTACTCTGTCCCAAGACACTTCAACCTAGTGATCATGATTGGCAATCACACTGACAAATTTATTTTGACTTTACCTCTGTTCTTCAGGTGGCTTTGCAAATTATGTAGTTGGAATGACTTCTGGTGTAGCCAAATCACTGGGAGAAAATCCAGATCCAAGAGATATTGTTGACAATATACCGACTGGACGATGGATGTTGTTCCTTTTCCTGATTGGTATGGTGGGAGTAACAGCTAGCGTGCCACTGAACCAGGTAATCCACCATTTACATATACTAGCTGAATTCACGTGCGGTGCATTGCCATGAAATAACGATAAACACAATGATTAAATTATTGTACTAAATCATAAATGTGTGCCATCGTCTCTACTACTGAAGGGGAGGCCGCGGTCGTGATGGTACGTCGTGGTTTGGTTTGGTTTCATACATTTGTTGGTTTCATGTTAGTTATGAAGAGTATCATTCTTTGGACTGGAGGATATGGAGAGTATCATTCTTTGAACGGGTAAATCATGTTAATTATGGAAAGTATCATCGAGCGTTAGACGGGGGTGGTCGTGTTAATTATGGAGAGTATCATTCTATGGATGGGAGGATCACATTAGTTATGGAGAGGATCATTCTTTGGACGGATCACATTAATTATGAAAAGTATGATCGAGCGGGAGGATCACATTAATTATGGAGAGTTTCACTCTTTGGGCGGGTGGATCACGTTACTTATGGAGAGTATCATTCTTTGGATGGGAGGATCACGTTAATTATGAAAAGTATCGTCGAGCGTTGGACGGGAGGATCACGTTAATTATGAAAAGTATCATCGAGCGTTGGACGGGAAGATCACGTTACTTATGTAGAGGATCATTGTTTGGATGGATCACATTAATTATGAAAAGTATGATTGAGGGTTGGACGGGAGGAACACGTTAATTATGGAGAGTATCACTTTTTGGACGGGTGGATCAAGTTACTTATGTAGAGTATCATTCTTTGAACGGGAGGATCATGCTAATTATGAAAAGTATCATCGAGCGTTGGACGGGAGGATCACTAGAATATTTTTTTGAGGGATATGATCACTAGAATATGTATGCCctcgttgcaacgcatgggcaattAGCAATTAGCTAGTACAGTCCTCGACACTCATTGTGAATACTTAACCACCCTCTCCTTGCAAGAAGATAAACCAACGTTTTCCCCTCCAACACTACTTCCTCTCTAGCTTTCTTTTGGACACTTTTCTAAGCATCTTTTAAAAATATTTTGTATATGTACATATTAAAAAACTGCCAATATCGATCCAGTCTCCGATCTTGTTCTAAGGGTTATGTTCTGTAGACATCAAGATGTTTTGACTTGTGACCTATGGATGATTTCAACTGAGATCGTGTGTTGAAGCATATTCCTGAAGAGATAAGCTCTCTGGATTGGCATTGGATTCCACCATTCCCCTCATGAACTTGCGGACTTAGTATGTTGTCTGTTTGGTCGACAAGCAAATCATTGTTTACTGGCCTCGCCTTTAACTGTTCTCGTTGACGAGGATATGCATTTTCTTGATCAAAcccgcacacacgcacacacgcacacacgcacaccttgCCACATATTTGTGAACCACCTCCGGGATCAACATACTCGCTCTGACCCACCCCCAAAACAACTGAAGAAGTCTTGGTAATATCCTCAGTATCCTTTATGATGGGTATCTGCAGAGCGACATGCAATTCCCCCAACAACCTTAAATCCTGCCAAATATTACAGTACATGGGTAGCTTGTAAGTGTGCAAAAATCATGTATTTTCTCTAGCCTGGGTACGACAGTGGAGACGAGGAATAAAATTTGCATTACTTTGGACATTTTCACAAAATCTCTATCCGATGCATATTTGGGGCTACCTACCCATGTTGGAGCGGAACCGTCAGATTGTTTTCAAACCTTTATGAGAGATTGCATTTGACAAATAGGTGATGGTTCAAAGGTTAAATTTTGGGAGAATCCATATGGAATCCCGATGGCCCTTCATGTTGTTTTGACACATGTCAATGATCTCATTAACTCGCAGTCCGAGCGGTGGGATGAAGTTGATCCATGATATTCTTTGGCCAATCGATGCACAAACTATTCTCCATATCATAGTTATGGACACTAAGAATTTTATGGCATGGAAGTTTACAAAGATGGGGACCTTTTCTGTACAGTTGGCATATTATGCTGAGTGGGAGCATCACCACAGGAAGAAGTTGTGAAGGAACATGGACACAGAGAACTATGTCATCAACCCGGTCTAGTCAA
This window of the Triticum aestivum cultivar Chinese Spring chromosome 5D, IWGSC CS RefSeq v2.1, whole genome shotgun sequence genome carries:
- the LOC123123266 gene encoding probable metal-nicotianamine transporter YSL3; this encodes MDATIGDVSVASSVERVFESQPPLPGTWGQVTLRSMAISVVLGTVFSFVGLRIMMKAGIIQALNLPINVLSFFFLKWLINLQRAAGFTTLPFSRQENVLILTTVTTCLNTAICGGFANYVVGMTSGVAKSLGENPDPRDIVDNIPTGRWMLFLFLIGMVGVTASVPLNQGQMILSLPCSL